One window of Nicotiana tomentosiformis chromosome 11, ASM39032v3, whole genome shotgun sequence genomic DNA carries:
- the LOC138901061 gene encoding uncharacterized protein codes for MATLQHFNPGTVVEWKLERSPGKSKYIFNYVFWAFKSAIDSFPHCRPVISIDGTHVYGKYDIKLLIAVEVDTNGQIFPLAFAICANESQETWTLFLNHLKEHVVK; via the coding sequence ATGGCCACACTGCAACACTTTAATCCTGGGacggttgttgaatggaagcttgagcgtaGTCCAGGAAAATCaaaatatatattcaattacgtgttctgggcatttaaatcAGCAATTGATAGTTTTCCGCAttgccggccggtaatatccatagacggcactcatgtctatggaaagtatgatatcaagTTGTTGATAGCCGTTGAAGTAGATACTAATGGACAAATATTTCCTCTAGcgtttgctatttgtgccaatgaaagccaagagacgtggacgtTGTTTTTGAACCATTTGAAAGAGCACGTTGTCAAATAG